A genome region from Cucurbita pepo subsp. pepo cultivar mu-cu-16 chromosome LG02, ASM280686v2, whole genome shotgun sequence includes the following:
- the LOC111788416 gene encoding uncharacterized protein LOC111788416, giving the protein MSSVHSRTTTTMLPPGASRKRKEVEAFVKPKAVGADSVVSNRLLAGYLAHEFLSKGTLFGEIYEPARSEAVGMTCSRPAEYKKTKPEAAAAPSVEKENQSYAEVASILKMEGAHLPGIVNPAQLARWIKM; this is encoded by the coding sequence ATGAGTAGTGTTCACTCAcgcaccaccaccaccatgtTGCCTCCTGGGGCGTCTAGGAAGCGGAAGGAAGTTGAGGCGTTTGTGAAGCCGAAAGCTGTGGGAGCCGACTCCGTTGTGTCGAATCGCCTTCTGGCTGGCTACTTGGCTCATGAGTTTCTCAGTAAAGGCACTTTGTTTGGGGAGATATACGAGCCGGCTCGAAGTGAAGCCGTTGGAATGACTTGCTCGCGGCCAGCCGAGTATAAGAAGACGAAGCCGGAAGCCGCTGCTGCGCCTAGtgttgaaaaggaaaatcagaGCTATGCTGAGGTGGCAAGCATCTTGAAGATGGAGGGGGCCCACTTGCCTGGGATTGTTAACCCGGCCCAGCTCGCTCGGTGGATTAAAATGTAA
- the LOC111787948 gene encoding pyrophosphate--fructose 6-phosphate 1-phosphotransferase subunit beta-like, which produces MSPPFIANADVSLVNAASPPVIGRVASVYSDVQSHRIDQPLPFPSVLKNPFKIVDGPPSSSAGNPEEIAKLFPCLFAQPSALLVPNDSSSVQVNKNLKIGVVLSGGQAPGGHNVISGLFDYLQDHAKGSTLYGFKGGPAGIMKCKYVELTAEFIYPYRNQGGFDMICSGRDKIETPEQFKQAEETAQKLDLDGLVVIGGDDSNTNACLLAENFRSKNLKTRVIGCPKTIDGDLKCKDVPTSFGFDTACKIYAEMIGNVMVDARSTGKYYHFVRLMGRAASHITLECALQTHPNITIIGEEVAAKKLTLKNVTNYIVDVISKRSKLGYNYGVILIPEGLIDFIPEVQQLIAELNEILAHDIIDEDGLWKKKLKTQSYHLLEIFPQAIQEQLLLERDPHGNVQVAKIETEKMLIQMVETELEKRRQEGAYNGGQFKGQSHFFGYEGRCGLPTNFDSTYCYALGYTAGALLQSGKTGLISSVGNLAAPVEEWTAGGTALTSLMDVERRHGKFKPVIKKAMVELDGEPFKKFASLRDEWAVENCYISPGPIQFVGPASNVINHTLLLELGAQA; this is translated from the exons ATGTCACCGCCTTTTATCGCTAATGCCGATGTTTCCCTCGTCAATGCAGCTTCTCCGCCGGTGATCGGGCGGGTTGCTTCCGTGTATAGCGATGTGCAATCCCACCGTATCGATCAGCCTCTTCCTTTTCCCTCTGTTCTCAAAAACCCCTTCAAAATCGTCGATGGTCCTCCTAGCTCCTCCGCTGGCAATCCAG AGGAGATCGCGAAGCTGTTTCCTTGTCTCTTTGCCCAACCGTCGGCATTGTTGGTGCCAAATGATTCCAGTTCGGTGCAGGTGAATAAGAACTTGAAGATCGGTGTTGTCCTGTCTGGAGGCCAAGCGCCCGGAGGACATAATGTGATTTCTGGACTATTTG ATTACCTACAGGATCATGCAAAAGGAAGCACGTTGTATGGTTTCAAGGGTGGTCCTGCAGGGATCATGAAATGCAAATATGTTGAACTGACTGCAGAGTTTATTTACCCATATCGCAATCAG gGTGGTTTTGATATGATATGCAGTGGGAGGGACAAGATTGAAACTCCAGAACAG TTTAAGCAAGCTGAAGAAACAGCTCAGAAGCTTGATCTGGATGGGCTTGTTGTGATTGGTGGAGATGACTCCAACACAAATGCTTGTCTCCTTGCTGAAAACTTTAG gagtaaaaatttaaaaaccagAGTAATTGGTTGTCCAAAAACCATCGATGGTGATCTCAAGTGCAAAGATGTACCCACAAGTTTTGGATTTGATACTGCTTGCAAG ATATACGCCGAGATGATTGGTAATGTGATGGTTGATGCTCGATCAACAGGAAAATACTATCATT TTGTCCGGCTTATGGGTCGTGCTGCTTCTCACATCACACTGGAGTGTGCTTTGCAAACTCATCCAAACATTACTATTATTGGAGAAGAG GTTGCGGCTAAGAAGCTTACCTTGAAAAACGTTACAAACTACATTGTTGATGTAATTAGCAAACGGTCCAAACTTGGCTATAATTATGGTGTTATTCTTATTCCTGAGGGTCTGATTGACTTTATTCCTGAG GTACAGCAGCTCATTGCAGAACTCAATGAAATTCTTGCCCATGATATTATAGATGAGGATGGGCtatggaaaaagaaacttaaaaCTCAATCTTATCACCTTTTGGAAATTTTCCCACAAGCAATCCAAGAACAATTGTTGCTTGAAAGAGATCCACACGGCAATGTccaa GTCGCAAAAATAGAAACGGAAAAAATGCTTATTCAAATGGTTGAAACTGAGTTGGAAAAGAGGAGGCAAGAAGGTGCATATAATGGCGGCCAATTCAAGGGGCAGTCACATTTCTTTGG gtATGAAGGGAGGTGTGGTTTACCCACAAACTTTGATTCAACATATTGCTATGCTTTGGGTTATACTGCTGGAGCTCTCCTCCAGAGTGGAAAAACTGGACTGATATCATCG GTAGGAAATTTGGCTGCTCCAGTTGAAGAATGGACGGCTGGTGGAACTGCATTGACTTCACTAATGGACGTGGAGAGGAGACACG GTAAGTTCAAGCCTGTGATCAAGAAGGCAATGGTGGAACTTGATG GTGAACCTTTCAAGAAATTTGCATCGCTACGAGACGAGTGGGCTGTCGAGAACTGCTACATCAGTCCAG GTCCAATTCAATTTGTTGGTCCTGCATCGAATGTGATTAATCACACGTTGTTATTGGAACTTGGGGCTCAAGCATGA